In Mytilus trossulus isolate FHL-02 chromosome 6, PNRI_Mtr1.1.1.hap1, whole genome shotgun sequence, a single window of DNA contains:
- the LOC134721177 gene encoding histone H3 codes for MARTKQTARKSTGGKAPRKQLATKAARKSAPATGGVKKPHRYRPGTVALREIRRYQKSTELLIRKLPFQRLVREIAQDFKTDLRFQSSAVMALQEASEAYLVGLFEDTNLCAIHAKRVTIMPKDIQLARRIRGERA; via the coding sequence ATGGCACGAACAAAGCAAACTGCACGTAAATCCACCGGAGGTAAAGCTCCAAGAAAACAACTTGCCACCAAGGCCGCCCGTAAGAGCGCACCTGCAACCGGTGGAGTCAAGAAACCACATAGATACAGGCCAGGAACAGTCGCTCTCCGAGAAATCAGGAGATACCAGAAGAGCACAGAGCTCCTCATCAGGAAACTCCCCTTCCAGAGATTAGTCCGTGAAATCGCCCAGGACTTCAAAACTGATCTCCGATTCCAGAGTTCAGCCGTCATGGCCCTACAGGAAGCCAGCGAAGCCTACTTGGTCGGTCTCTTCGAGGATACCAACTTGTGCGCAATCCACGCCAAGAGAGTAACCATCATGCCAAAGGATATCCAATTGGCCCGAAGAATCCGTGGAGAACGTGCTTAA
- the LOC134721176 gene encoding histone H4: MSGRGKGGKGLGKGGAKRHRKVLRDNIQGITKPAIRRLARRGGVKRISGLIYEETRGVLKVFLENVIRDAVTYTEHAKRKTVTAMDVVYALKRQGRTLYGFGG; the protein is encoded by the coding sequence ATGTCAGGTAGAGGAAAAGGAGGTAAAGGTCTAGGAAAAGGAGGCGCCAAGCGTCACAGGAAGGTGTTGCGTGATAACATCCAAGGTATCACCAAGCCAGCCATCCGTCGTTTAGCAAGAAGAGGTGGAGTAAAACGTATATCTGGACTCATCTATGAGGAAACCCGTGGTGTCCTTAAAGTTTTCTTGGAAAATGTCATCCGTGATGCTGTCACATACACAGAGCACGCCAAGAGGAAGACTGTCACTGCCATGGATGTTGTCTACGCTTTGAAACGTCAAGGACGTACCTTGTACGGATTCGGAGGTTAA
- the LOC134722542 gene encoding histone H2A, sperm-like — protein MKKVSINQIVSKCQGREKEEKQKQRQSLGHPVPGLQFPVGSYPQTLRKGNYAERVGAGAPVYLAAVLEYLAAEVLELAGNAARDNKKSRIIPRHLQLAIRNDEELNKLLSGVTIAQGGVLPNIQAVLLPKKTQKAAK, from the exons atgaaaaaag TGTCGATCAACCAAATAGTATCAAAATGTCAGGGACGAGAAAAGGAGGAAAAGCAAAAGCAAAGGCAAAGTCTAGGTCATCCCGTGCCGGGACTTCAGTTCCCAGTCGGGTCGTATCCACAGACTTTGAGGAAAGGAAACTATGCCGAGAGAGTTGGTGCCGGTGCACCAGTGTACCTCGCAGCTGTCTTAGAATACTTAGCAGCTGAAGTATTGGAGTTGGCAGGAAACGCCGCTCGTGACAACAAGAAGAGCAGAATCATTCCCCGTCATCTCCAGTTGGCCATCAGAAACGACGAAGAGTTGAACAAACTCTTGTCTGGTGTCACCATTGCCCAGGGAGGTGTTTTACCAAACATCCAGGCTGTACTTCTGCCAAAGAAGACCCAGAAAGCTGCCAAGTAA